Within Plasmodium coatneyi strain Hackeri chromosome 14, complete sequence, the genomic segment CCatctccgttttttttttttttttttttttttttcacataaacGTGACGAAGAATTTGTTGTTTGTTGATATATGACAACAGGAGATggttttccacttttttgtttttctttacatttccttttttcatcttagcgcgttttttttttggggcgGCATTTTCCAAGTAGCgctttaaaaatgtgtgcatttttttttcccgcttcAAAATTAACATCACCTTCGCGAAACAGTTCCTTTTCTCCACATGAAcgagtttaaaaaaaggagcaataACATTTGATAGCATTCTTGGCAGAATTCGCATCCGGTGTAACTGTGTACGAAGTTGGCATTATATGCACAGTTGCACCGTCGTCGCGATCGACCAGTAAAAACCCACCTTTACGCGCACGCAAGGAAttaacatgtgcatataggCGGATATACCCAAAAAGGCAGCTGTCCAAGTGAGGTGACACGCCGGCAAGCACAAACATCCATTCGCAGGTGCAGTCGAAAAGGCAAACCATTCGCAAACACCATGAAAAAGGTCCAAAATGAAGTCCTCAAATTCGTCCCGTTCGACTTAAAAAATAGACAGTCCCTgatcaatttttacaaaatgataaACAAAGATTATAAGTGTGGAGAGCTGCACGAGAATATCATTTTAAATCCAGACAACAAGTCGTCCTTCCTCTACGTGCAACAGAGCGAGCACGAAATTACCTTCGGCTTTAAGGACACCAATAATGACTTATACCAAAAGTTGGTAAAGTTAAAAGACAACAAAATTTTTGGCTACGAGCAAACCaagcaggaggaaaaaattgcacagtTAATTAAGAACATACAAAATTATTCCTACATTAAAGGAGGCGCCCTCGTGACTTTTCACAAGCCCCTTCTGAAGAATTATGTCCTAGCGCAGCTGCAGAAGCTGAAGGAGCTGTCGGACAAGTGACTGGTCAGGGAAGCTACGAAGATCAGCAGCACGCAAGGGAGTCATCCCTTGGGGAGGCACCCAAACACACTAGCGCTAAGTTAGACGCTACAACATACAGCTAGCAACGCGTTGAATAAATCAGGGCGCAagtgtgtatgtgcatgtgtctGTGTGGGAGAGAAGCACCTCCGGCGAGGTCGAAATTCTGTCGTCTTGCATAAAGTGCCATTgtgatgataaaaaaaatggcgcgCAAAATTGGGGTAGCCATTGGGCAACACCAAAACAAAACACAGTTAAGCTTggctttataatttttttttttttttttttttttttaaataaaatggctagttgaaaaaaaaaaaaaaaaaaaaaaaaacttcaatAAGAGCACACTACGATAGTGATAAAtaggtacataaaaaaaaggggcaattAAAACAAATTACGCGCTTTGGGGGAAATTTACATAGGAAGGGCCGCCCGGAGCCGTCCGATTAAAAATTCACCCAAGTGGACGCTACGTGGGTCAGAAAACTTCGGAAAACATGTTAATGTCCTGCAGGGAGGGGACGTGAAAATGGGAGAATGAATAAGTAGTTGTTAAATGtgggaaaatgtgaacaaatggACGGCGTGGGAATAAGGGAAGACGCATGCGATAAACCACTGATCGGCTGCACTAACCTCGCCGGGGGCCTCCTCCCGTGGAGGCGCTTCCAAGGACGGATCCTCGGACTCGCCACGAAAGATGTCCTTCCTCcagtaaaagaaaatgacGGTGCATGTCTTATCATCCGTGGAGTCGCGTCTTGAGGCTTCGTGGACCACCTCCTCTGCTGCCTCCTCCGGTTTCCTGTGAATGTTCCTCCAAACGATATCGATGATTTCCTTGTCGGTTAGGACATTTAAAATCCCATCAGTGGCCAGGACTAAAAATGAATCCATGTCAAAGTCGATGGTGTAAACACTGATAAATGGTTTGCACAAAACAATTTTCCTAGGAATTTTGTATGAAATATCTCCAAAGGATCTAGAGGTGGATAAGGCTAAGAAGGTCTTCTCTCGACCCGTCTGTCCTTTCACCTTATGTTTAGTGATAATCCTGTTGATCCCATTAATGTTGGCTATGATCCCTCCACATTTTAGTATCCTCACTCGTTCTTCTTGCAAGTCGGGTTTATGCCTTAGGGAGAGTTTCACTGGTTTTCTATCATGACATATGAGTGCACCTGAATCTCCACAGTTTGCACATAACACTTTTAACGACCCATCGTCATCGGGTCCGTAAATTAAAACCACACATGCGGTAGAGCCATCCTTATAGTCATACTTCTTCGACAATTCTATGTAATTCTTATCCGTCATGTCGAACCCCTTAATGCAGCTATCATACAATGCCCTTATCTCAACACTCAGGTCATTCAGTTTGGATTCCTTATCTTTGCACTGCTTCTTACAGGTAATTAAAAACGACTGTCTAAACTTTGCTATCAAGTTTGTCTTCAAGTGGTTCATTACATACCTTGCACAGTTCGATCCACCGTGTCCGTCAAAGACCCCACTGAAGAAACACAACCCATCACTCTCCGATACATTATTCAGGTCGAGAATTTCCTTTGTCACGTAAAAATCTTCATTCTCGCATCTGTTGTGGTCTCCCATTTTGCTGTAAGTGCCGCAGACCAGGTCATCCTCCAACACCATGCTGAATTCTTCCACCGTTTCGTCGTTCACTTCGCCGTTCTCCCTGCAGGGACGACGCCTTGCAGTATAGGGACTATCAGCAGAAGGATTATCAGAAGAATTATTATCCATCGATCGATCCTCACGTGCCGCACTGTCACTGGAGGGACTTCCACTCGTGAGGACGCCATTCCTCTTTTCCATCCTGTCACTCCTCAAAATGCTGCTACCAGAGTCGCCCTCCGTACCGCCATCCCCGCTACTGCTTCGACTAACAACCCGACTGGAGTTGCTTCCCCTGCTGCCGCTGTCCTCAACATACACACACCGGTTCGCACCCACGCTGTGATCATTCACCATGTCGTTCATATTTGCAAAcgcattttttccatctgtATTAGtcgtcttcccttttttatccACCAATGGGTCATGAGAATCCAATTCAAACGAGGAGCTGTTTTTGTGCACGTCTTGACTGTCGCTCTGACTCATATTGACCTCTCCCCTTTCGTCGAACGAGTTCTCAAATTTTACGAAGGATCCATCCTTCACATTCACATAGTAAATCCCCTGCGTTTTTATGTTAAAGTACAGCTTGTCCTTAACGTTGTAAAGCCAGTCACACATTTTGTGGACCAGCCAATCATCTTGCTCGTTCGTTAGAAACCATTCCTTCTTGTCATCCTCATAAATTGAAGGGtatattattttgttctctttATGGTTGTCTTCCacattatttatttcatcCACGAGATCATCCTCCCCATTTGTGTAGTAAATTATGTTTGATATTTCGTTCAATTGGTTCTTCCATgtctcttcttcattttcctgcTTCACCACGGTGCTACTGTCAAGCGGTTCGACGTGATCACTACCTACATCGCCCGAAGGAACCTCCCGCGTGGAGTTCATCATTCCtccattttcacatttggACAAATCACCACCATCTGCGTCTCCGAAAATTTTATTGTGATTTTTGCAGTACAGGTGGAAGTTATCCTTCACATCCCTCCCTCTGGGATCCTTTTTTGTTAGTACTTTCGCCTGATCCCCCCCCTTATCTCTCACCAATCCGCATTCAGCTTCTTCCTGTCCATTTATACCTGCTTCCTCCCccgaattattttttattttttttttttccttcacactcGGGTCGTCAAACAGAGGTGCGCTTCTCTTATGGCTATCGCTATTCTTCACACTGCTTCCCAACGTTACGGCGTCCTCAGTAGCAATAACAGTGCAGTCATTGGATTTTTCGTACTTTACATTATTAAAACTTTTGTGTGCCATCTTATCCATAGGGTTGTCCTTACCCATTTTGTGGTAACCCTTTTTCATCATGTGGTTATTCTTCCGTTCTTCATCTTCGCATGTGTATAATTCTTCGCCTGATaaattttccctcctcctgtGGCTGTCCCCAATTTCGTCATCACGTAGTATAATTACATCCTCAGGTACTCCACCACGATTGACACCTCCATTTTGAACCCTTCCGCTGGAGCCACTTCCATCACTTACATACCCATACGCCCCCTCTGCTggttcattttcttcttcacccccTACCACCTTTTT encodes:
- a CDS encoding Protein phosphatase 2C, with protein sequence MVTRDKDESELEDEGGDNSFRGDGDGQINGLSDSGSSGVEVQMVVPGGTVPYGKIRKEDKAEAIRKGKEASLRMDVEHYAEKEAHPSQRLFTEDPFEEVSPIQDGNEAHVRNEQMDNINFKAKKVVGGEEENEPAEGAYGYVSDGSGSSGRVQNGGVNRGGVPEDVIILRDDEIGDSHRRRENLSGEELYTCEDEERKNNHMMKKGYHKMGKDNPMDKMAHKSFNNVKYEKSNDCTVIATEDAVTLGSSVKNSDSHKRSAPLFDDPSVKEKKKIKNNSGEEAGINGQEEAECGLVRDKGGDQAKVLTKKDPRGRDVKDNFHLYCKNHNKIFGDADGGDLSKCENGGMMNSTREVPSGDVGSDHVEPLDSSTVVKQENEEETWKNQLNEISNIIYYTNGEDDLVDEINNVEDNHKENKIIYPSIYEDDKKEWFLTNEQDDWLVHKMCDWLYNVKDKLYFNIKTQGIYYVNVKDGSFVKFENSFDERGEVNMSQSDSQDVHKNSSSFELDSHDPLVDKKGKTTNTDGKNAFANMNDMVNDHSVGANRCVYVEDSGSRGSNSSRVVSRSSSGDGGTEGDSGSSILRSDRMEKRNGVLTSGSPSSDSAAREDRSMDNNSSDNPSADSPYTARRRPCRENGEVNDETVEEFSMVLEDDLVCGTYSKMGDHNRCENEDFYVTKEILDLNNVSESDGLCFFSGVFDGHGGSNCARYVMNHLKTNLIAKFRQSFLITCKKQCKDKESKLNDLSVEIRALYDSCIKGFDMTDKNYIELSKKYDYKDGSTACVVLIYGPDDDGSLKVLCANCGDSGALICHDRKPVKLSLRHKPDLQEERVRILKCGGIIANINGINRIITKHKVKGQTGREKTFLALSTSRSFGDISYKIPRKIVLCKPFISVYTIDFDMDSFLVLATDGILNVLTDKEIIDIVWRNIHRKPEEAAEEVVHEASRRDSTDDKTCTVIFFYWRKDIFRGESEDPSLEAPPREEAPGEDINMFSEVF